Genomic DNA from Methanosarcina sp. MTP4:
TAGGAAAAAGGGATTTCCTCATTTATTGCGTTATCAATCATTTCCAGTCCAAGTTCATACTTGGTCTGGAACCTTATCTTTTCAGGAGGTATTTTCGCCTTCAAACAACGTTCTTTATCCTCTACCCAGTTTTCAGGCAGATATAACCTGAAATCGATCAATGTTCTCTTGCCTCCTTTAAAATAAGCAAGAAAGACACCAACCTGACAATTGTCTACCTTTCCCAGGTTGCCGCAATACTGGCGTGAGACTCCAACAGAACTGTTTCCCGATTTTTTCATACCTGATTCGTCAAGTATAATAACACCATTTGGACCTATAGTTTCAATGGCTTTTGTTCGAACCGATCGGAGAAGGTTTTTATAAGGCCATGGAGAGTTTGAGAGAAAGTGGCTTAAAGCTTGGTTGTCAGACCTTTTTGAGCTATAAATTGCCATCTTTCTCAGATTTCTCCTGCTTGGCAGGAGAATCAAGCCTTTAAGGTAATCAATGCACTTCGAAATGCAAGAACGAGTTTTTGTTTGAAAACAAGAATCGAAATGCATATCAAAAACGAGTTTTTCTACAGAAATCCGATTTGACAGGATAAAATCAGAAGTTATCTCATTAATGACAACGAATCTATAATTTCAATGTTATAGATTTCGCTGGAAAATCCAAGGGAATGTGACAAAGTCAAGTTAATTATATATTTTTATGAAAAGGCCGGTCGTCTCCGCCGACCGGTGAGTAGCCGGGGTTCTTAGAATCTATACGACTTTCAGGCTCGGTTTTTAAGGAGCAGCTCATAGTTCAGTAATTTTATTTCTCAAAAAAGATCCTGCACAGATATTCGGCTACGATGATAAAAAATCCCGAGGAATATACAACTATACACTGAGCAACTGTGCACTAAACAACTATACACCAAACAACATACACTAAACTTTATTTTTGCTATAGATTGGAAAACTTCGACAGTTGCCGTTTAGTTTAGCGGGAAAGAGGCTTGGATGCCGGGAAAAGCGGAAGGATGGGATGCCCTGACTGCCGAGATCCTTAAAGCCAGGTATTTGCGGGAAGGGGAGAAGACCTGGGAAGATCTCTGCGAGAGGGTTGCAAGGGCGATTGCAACAAATGAAGAAGAGTGCCGGGAATTCAGGGATTTGATGGTCCGGAAAATCTTTCTCCCGAGTTCGCCCACTCTCATGAATGCGGGCACCGAGCTCGGGCAGCTTGCCGCCTGTTTCGTGGTCCCTGTGGAGGACAGTGTAGAGGATATTTTCGAAGCGATCAAAACCGCGGCCCTGATCCAGAAGACCGGGGGAGGCACCGGGTTTAACTTTTCAAATATACGGCCCATGGGCTCTCCTGCCCTCTGCACTGACGGAGTTGCCAGCGGCCCGCTTTCTTTCATGGGGCTCTTCAACGCGGCAACGGACGTGATAAAACAGTTCGGGCGGCGCAGGGGGGCCAATATGGGGATCCTGGACGTGTCCCACGACGATGTTATCTCCTTCATCAGGGCCAAGCGGGTGGAAGGGGACTTTAGCAATTTCAACCTCTCGGTAATGATCCCGGATACCTTTATGGAGCTAATCGAGGCAGGCCGGACAGAAGAGGTCTGGAATGAAAGGACAGGTGTGAAGACAGGGGAAATCTATTCCGAGATCGTAGACGGGATCTGGAAAAACGGGGAGCCGGGAGTCCTCTTTTATGACCGTATAAATAAGGACAACTTCACCCCGGAACTGGGCAGGATCACCGGCACAAACCCCTGTGGGGAAGAGCCGCTCCTCCCCTATGAGTCCTGCAACCTGGGCAGCATCAACCTCTCCCTCTTCGCAACAGCCGGGACGGTTGACCTGGCTTTTCTTGGGGAAGTGACGGGGACAGCAGTCCGTTTCCTGGATAACGAGATCGATGTAAACGCATATCCTATCCCTGAAATCGAGAAAGCCACGAAAAGAACCCGGAAAGTGGGGCTCGGGGTAATGGGTTTTCATGACCTGCTTTTGAAACTGGACCTTCCCTACGACTCCGGCGAAGCCCTGGAACTTGCGGAAAAACTCATGGCCTGCATAGATGAAGCCGCAGTTCTCGAATCGAGAAAGCTTGCGGAGAAAAAAGGACCTTTTCCCGAATGGGAAATATCCACGTGGGAATACCCTATGAGGAATGCCGCCCTTACAGCCATTGCCCCCACTGGCACCATCAGTCTCCTTGCCGGGTGTTCCGCAGGAATCGAGCCCGTATTCAGCTGGGTCTACCGGAGGACGCAGACGGTGGGCAAAGAATTCATGCTTGTCCACCCTATTTTCGAAGCCCGTTTCAGGCCCAGACTCCCGAAAGCTGAATATGAAAGGTTCCTCGAGCACGTCTATGTCCACGGCACCCTGCAGGACCTTGAGGGGCCTGACTCCGGATCCGGGAAACCTGTGTCCGGGGAACCTGTGTTCGGAGAAGAAAAGCGGCTCTTCAGGTCAGCCCTGGACATAGGCTGGAAGACCCACATCGATATGCAGGCAGCTTTCCAGCGCCATTGTCACGCAGGGATCTCAAAGACCATCAACATGCCTTATGAAGCGAGCAGGGACGAGATCGGAAAAGCCCTTGCCTATGCCTGGAAACAGGGCCTGAAAGGCCTGACCATCTACAGGACAGGGAGCAGGGAGAGGGTGGTGCTCAGCCTGAAAAAACCCGAAAAAACCTGAAACCTTCCTCAATCTTCTTCTTTTGTTAACCCTCTATCCTCCTGAAATTATATATACACTAATATACTCTATTTATTATAATGTCTGCCTCGTATAAGCACCACTTTGAGCTCCTGGCTGCGTGCATGATTTACGGTACAGTCGGGATCTTCATGGAATTACTCCGGGACATGTCCGTGAGTTCGATTCTTTTCTATCGGCTGCTGTTCGGCCTTATCACCATTTTCGTTTACCTCTCAATTACCGGCAAACTGGGGCAGCTTTCTTTGAAAAAAAGGAAGAAGTACCTCCTTCTCCTGGGGCTTTTTTATGTTTCACAGATGTTTTGCTATTATTCCGCAATCCGTTACCTGGGAGCTTCCTCGGCAGTCCTGCTCCTTTATACGGACCCCATATATCTTACCTTCCTTGCTCCTCTCCTGCTCGGGGAAAAAAATACCGGAAGGACAATTCTAGCTCTCTTCCTGGGCCTGGTAGGCGTTTTCTATGTAACGAGGCCTGAAGGCGGTTTCGAACAGCTTGATATCACGGGCAATTACCTGAAAGGTATACTTTACGGGCTTCTTGGAGGCCTTTTCAGCAGCGGGGTCATTATCTCGGTCCGCTTCCTCAGAGATGAGTATAACGGCCTGACCCAGCTCTTCTGGCAGAGTATAATCAGCCTTTTCTTCCTGGCCCCGTTTGCAGTCAAGGTGCCCGGGACAGTGCTTGTTGCAAATCTCCAGGCCCTTGTGCTCTTCGGGGTTCTTATTACGGCAACCGCGGCAGTACTCTACATGAGGGGGGTTGCGGGTGTAACCGCTGTTACGGGAAGCATCCTGACCCTGGTAGAACCCGTTTCCTGTATCTTTTTCGACTACACGGTCCTGGGAAGCTCGATACACAGGGGCATGCTGGTTGGCTCCGTTTTCATCCTGGCAGCCGCTCTGGTGGTGAGCCTGGAAAGTTTCGATTCCCTTAAAAAATGGATTTTCGGAGAGAGAAGGCTCTTCGGGGACAGGTGGGTTTTCGAGGCCGAGGCTGAGGAAGAATAAAAGTCCGGTTTTCCAAAAACAGGTTTCCAAAATAATATATATAGGCAGTATTAATTCACGGGCATGCTCACACGGGCAGGCTCTTTCAAATCCCAGTCAGAAGTCATAGGCGGCAGCATCATCTACGGTACGCTCGGGATTTTCCTGGACCGGATCCAGGACATGTCCGTGGGGTCCATTCTTTTCTGCAGGCTCTTTTTCGGGCTTTGCATGCTTTTTCTGTACCTGTTCCTGAGCGGGGGCCTGGAAGAACTCCACCTCGGGAGAAATAGAAAATACCTCCTGCTACTTGGCTTTTTGAATACCGTGACCGGTTTGTGCTTCTTTTCGGCTATCAGGTACAGTGGAATTTCCATAGCTATCCTGCTCCTCTACACGGCTCCCGTATATGTTAGTCTGCTGGCCCCCACTATCCTGGGCGAGAAAAGGAATGGTAAAAGTCTGCTGCCTCTCGCTCTTGCGGTTGCCGGGGTGCTGCTGATAGCCCGCCCCGGAGAGGTCCTGAGCAACTTCGGAGCGGACAGCAGTTTTTTCAAGGGCCTGCTATTCGGGATGCTTTCCGGCTTCTCCTTTGGGGCGGTGATCATCACGGTCCGCTACCTCAAAGACGACTATTCGGGAATGGCCCAGACCTTCTGGCTCACAGGCGTAAGTCTGCTCCTGGTGCTGCCTTCCATTGCCTCTACTCCTTTCCCTCTGGTCCTTGAAAACCTGCAGACCCTGGTGCTCTTCGGGGTAACCATCACCCTTGCGGCTCTCCTCTACCTGAAAGGGATATCCGGGATAAGTGCCCAGACCGGAAGCATCCTCGCCCTGATCGAACCGGTCTCAGGAATCTTCTTTGACGTCACGGTCCTGAAAAGCCCTCTTTATATAAGCACGGTTATAGGTTGCTGCTTTATCCTCACAGCCGCCTACCTGGCGGGCAGCAGCAGGGAAGGAGAAGGAAATCTGGAAGAGCTCCTGCCCTGACCTTTTTTACTGTTTCTTCTCTCTTTGTTTCTTCTCTCTTTGTTTCTTCTCTCTTTGTTTCTTCCTCTCACTTTTTCCTTCCCACGCCCTGCAAAACCCTATACAAAAACTCTTTACATAAGAAGCCCACTAGTTTCAATATAAAAGTTTCAGAAAAAGCGACCGGTATGACAGAAAAAACCCCCATCATCGAACTTAGGAACCTTACCAAAATCTACCAGGACGGGGTGGAGTTCCGGGCCCTTGACGATGCCTGCTTGCGGATCGAAAAAGGGGAATTTGTGTCAATTGTCGGGCCTTCGGGTTCAGGGAAAAGTACCCTGATGCACCTGATAGGCCTTCTGGACACTCCCAGTTCCGGGACCCTTCTGATTGACGAACAGGACGTGACCGAGATGTCAGATAAGGAGCGTTCCGAAATGCGGAACCGGATGCTCGGTTTTATATTCCAGTACCATCACCTGCTCCCGGATTTCACAGCCCTTGAAAATGTGATGATGCCGCTTTTGATCGCCGGAACGGGAAAGAAAGAAGCAAAAGAGGTAGCTGAAAAACTTTTGACAGAAGTTGGCCTGAAAGACCGGATGGACCACAAGCCAGGTGAACTCTCGGGAGGCCAGAACCAGAGGGTTGCAGTTGCCAGGGCTCTTAGCGGCTCTCCGGCTATCGTGCTCGGGGACGAACCCACCGGGAACCTGGATACAAAAACCGGAGACATGATTTATGAATTGCTCAGGAAGCTGAACCGGGAACATGACCAGACCTTCATAGTGGTAACGCACAACGAGGACCTGGCCGGAAAAGCCGACAGGATAATCAGGCTTGTAGACGGGAAGATCATAAGCAGCGCCTGAAAGTACATCCTGAGTAGTGTTTGAATATACAGGCTGGCAGTGTTTGAAAGTAGAGCCAGTAACTTAAGATAATCAGCTAAGAAGGACAGATGTCGAGGGTTATTAATGGAATACGCAAAAGGAAGAATAGGCCGGGTCTTTACCGTCAGGGTAGATCACGGGGATGACCTGATTCTGGAACTGATTAAACTCGCGGAACTCGAAGAGATCGAGTCGGCTGTATTCGTGCTGCTCGGCGCGCTAAAAGAAGGAAAGCTCGTGACGGGTCCGAAAGAAAACAGGCGCCCTCCAATCCCGATATGGTCCGGTTTTGATGACGTTCATGAGATTCTCGGGATTGGAGATATCTTCCTAGAGGAGGGGAAGCCAAAGGTCCACCTGCATGCCGGGACAGGTCGTGAGGACTCTGTAAAACTCGGCTGTCTCCGGGGTGAAAGTGAGGTTTTTATGGTTGTTGAAGTGTTTATCTTAGAAATTGAAGGGATTGCTGCTGAAAGGGTCATGGATATGGAGCAGGGCTTTGCGCCGGTCAGCTTCGGAAGGAGTCATGACCGGGGATAAAAAAGATCTGAAGCGCTGTCCGGAAGAAGACCCGGTTTAATCAATTTTTTCAATTGATATTTTAATCAATTCAATTTTGCAGCACAACTTCCAGTTCCCTGAGTCTTCTGAGGGCAGTCATTTTTTCCTTATTGTCTTTCAGGAATTCATCCTCTAACATCCCTATTATTTTGGGGAAGGGTAAAATCAACTGGTAGTATTTGACAGGTCTGCCTTTTCCCTTGCTCTTCTTTTCTGATCTTTCATCCACCCATCCTCTTTCCTTAAGGGGGCGCATGGCTACGCTTACTTCCGGCTGCCTGAGCCCGGAAACAATCTCTATGTGAAGCGACCTTAGTTCGCTGCAGTCTTTGAGACATACGATTGCCGTGGCTTCCGTTCGCGGGAGGCCTAGGGTCTGGAGCATATCAATAACTGTATACTCTTTTTCGGTTAAAACAACAGGAGAATCGTCAGTCATCGCAAATAAATAATACTTTCAGGTTTATATAATTTATGTAGATAAAATTATTTTTTTAACTTGATTGAATATGCCCCTGAAAAAAATTTAATCCTCTTCTGCTGAATCCGGTTATGAAAAGTTACGGTCTAAAAAGCCGAGAAAATTCCTCTTTGGAATAAAATGTGTTGAGTTTTCCCGAACCAAAACCTTTAATGCATGTATCTGCAGCTAACTTAGAAGCTCCTTTTTAGGAAGTACTTGCGTAATATAGTTAAAATATAGCTAAAATATAGCTAAAATGTAGCTAAAATTATTTGACAGGAACGTTGATAGAAATTATCCGGGAATAAACTAAAAAACCTCGATAGATCTTGACATTCTTGATAAAGTCCAATGGTATTTTCAACGCTAATCGGTAAAAAATTAAATAACATTTTGGCATTCTTACGGGTAAATTAAAAATCAACGGTTAAGTTGAAGGTCAAGCTTCAAATAACAGGATATATCTATACCTAGGTCAGTTATTAGAAAGGGTGAAATGATGTCGTATATCGGTTTACAGCAGGGTTCTGGAGAGTACAAAATCCAAAAGATACACGCTAGGGAGATTCTGGATTCCAGAGGAAACCCCACCGTCGAAGTTGATGTGTTTACAGATAAGGGGTTCGGAAGGGCAGCTGTTCCTTCGGGTGCTTCCACGGGGACCTACGAAGCTCTTGAAATGCGGGACGGAGACCCGAACAGGTACGGTGGAAAAGGCGTACTTAACGCTGTCAAAAACGTGAACACCGTTATCCAGAAGGAACTGCTGGGGCTTGATGTACGGAACCAGCGGGAAATCGATGAGCTGATGATCGAGCTCGACGAAACGGAAAACAAAGCTAACCTTGGAGCAAATGCAATCCTGGGAGTTTCGATGGCTGTTGCAAAGGCCGGTGCCGATTCCCTTAACATGCCTCTCTACCGCTATTTCGGCGGTTCTAACGCTTTTACCCTGCCTGTCCCTACCATGAACGTCCTGAACGGAGGGAAGCACGCAGGTAACGACCTTGCAATCCAGGAATTCATGATCCAGCCCAAGGGCGCCGAAACTTTCTTCGAGGCCATGCAGGTAGGCGCCGAGATCTATCACACCCTCGGGAAAATCCTGGAAAAGAAATACGGCGGCTCCTCGACAAACGTGGGCTATGAAGGCGGATACGCTCCCATGATGAGCGAGAGCACGGAAGCTCTTGATGCCCTGGTACAGGCAATCGAGGAAGCAGGCTACACCGAAACCGAAGTAACCATCGGGCTTGATTGCGCTGCTTCCGAGTTCTATGCGGACGAGTTCTACACGATTGACGGGAAGAAGCTCGCAGCTCCGGAACTCATGGACTACTACATCGAACTTGTAAACACCTACCCGATCCTCTCCATCGAAGACCCCTTCTACGAGGAATCTTTCGAGGACTTCGAGGCCCTGACCAGCGAACTCTGGGACACGATCATCGTGGGCGACGACCTCTTCGTCACAAACATCGAAAGGCTCTCCAGAGGCGTGGACATGGGAGCGGCAAATGCCCTTCTCCTGAAAGTCAACCAGATAGGAAGCATCTCCGAAGCCTTTGACGCCGCAAGCATGGCAGCCAGGAACGGCTACACCGTGGTTGTAAGCCACCGCTCTGCGGAAACCGAAGACACCACCATCGCGGACCTTGCTGTAGGTATCGGAGCCGAGATGATCAAGACCGGAGCCCCGGCCCGCGGCGAAAGGACCGCAAAATACAACCAGCTCCTCAGGATCGAGGAAGACCTGGGTGAAGTCGCACACTTCGTGCAGCTCTAACACCCCATCTTTTCCTTTTTCTTTCCTTTCCTTTCCTTTCCTTTTTCTCCCTAATTCCAATCATCTTCTTGTTTTCTTGAATCAATTCTTTGCGCCCGGTTGCTGTCCTGATTTTTTCATACAAATACCTGCTCAGAAACTAATTTATAATCCGCAAGCAAAGAGTTAGGTACAAAAATTAAATGATCAGTTTCCTTAATTATCCCCGAACTCCCGGGGAGAGCCAGGGAGTTTGTCCTTTAGGGGCAGGGAGTTTGTCTTCATGTATGAACTGGGTATCGCATTCAGACAGGGGTTTTCAAGGCGGAGGCAGACCATCTTTGCAATTATTGCCGTTGCCCTTGCCGTTGCCGTGATTACGGTAATGATGGCTATGATGTCGGGTTTTCAGGGGGAACTGGTAGAATCGAGCATTGAGAATAACCCGCACATAGTGATCTCCCCGGCAGACGAGGAAGAGGAGTTCATACACCTCTACAGGCACACTTCCACACGAATCATGGAAAAAGAAGGTGTTATAGCCGTTTCCCCCAAGTACCTGGGTCAGGCGGCGCTGGAGTTCCGGGACAATGCCGAAGGTGTTTCCCTTGAGGGCGTGGAACCCATGGCAGAAGATGCGGTCATGCGGGTAAGCGAGGACGTCATTGACGGGGATTTTTTTGCCCTTGTGCACAGCAGGCAGGGGATCATACTCGGGGACAAACTTGCGGAAAACCTCGAAGTTAAGGTAGGAGACCGGGTAGATGCTGTTTTTCCGGACTCAAAGACAAGCTCTTTCAAAGTGGTAGGGCTTACCCATACGGGCACCGCAGCCGATGAGGTTATGGCTTACGCAAGGCTTGATTCCGTGCAGGATTTCTACAACGAGCCCGGAGTCGTGAGCACCATCGGGGTGAGGGTGCAAGACCCCTACCAGGCAGAGACAATAGCAGCCTCAATCGAGGAAGAAACGGGTCTGGACGCCGTAAGCTGGCGCGAGGCGAACGCCGATATCCTGGACCTCCTTGAAACCCAGCAGGCTTTCATATATATCTTCTACGCGCTGATCTACGGGATTGCTGGTTTCGGGATTGCCAACACCCTGATAACCGTTGTAGCCCAACGGACCCCGGAGATCGGGATCCTGAAAGCCATGGGAGCCTCCCGGCGGAGCATCACCATTGTTTTCCTTATCCAGTCCGCACTCCTTGGCGCCATTGGTCTGGTGCTGGGCACGGTCCTGGGCTATGCGGCAACTGTTTTTCTCCAGAATTATAAGATTGACATCCCCCAGGAAATGTATTTCGGGCTGCAGACCCTCCCTCTCGAGGTCGAACCCCTTAACTTCGTCTATGCCGCTATCTTTGCCTTCGTTATTAACCTGATTGCCGGGGTTTACCCTGCCAGAAAAGCTGCAAAACTCGACGCTGTAACCGCGATCGAAAGCGCCTGAACCGGGTGATCGATTAAAGCTATTTAGCCACTTTTAACCATGGAAAGCGCGGAAAACACTGAATAAAGGAAATAGGGGCACAATCCTTCCGTGCTTTCCGTGTCTTCTGTGGTTATAATGTAAGTGTAAATATTTACGTTCGGGACTATAGTCTTATTTTTCAAAAAACTCCGATCATTTTCAGCCCGATGTAAATCATAAGGACAACGAAGAGGTGTTTCAGGTACTCGGGATTGACAACATGGGCAATCTGAGCTCCTTTCCTTGCCGCAAGGATTCCCGGCCCTGCCAGCAGGACCCAGTTCAGGATGTTGACGTAGCCCAGGGAGTAAGGTGGAAGCCCGGGCTGTCCCCAGCCGTTAATTATGTACCCTATTGTCCCTCCTATGGACGTAAAAATCATTACGGCAGCCGAGGTCCCGATTGCTTCTCGCATTCCGAAGTGCAGGAGAACGAG
This window encodes:
- a CDS encoding DMT family transporter — encoded protein: MSASYKHHFELLAACMIYGTVGIFMELLRDMSVSSILFYRLLFGLITIFVYLSITGKLGQLSLKKRKKYLLLLGLFYVSQMFCYYSAIRYLGASSAVLLLYTDPIYLTFLAPLLLGEKNTGRTILALFLGLVGVFYVTRPEGGFEQLDITGNYLKGILYGLLGGLFSSGVIISVRFLRDEYNGLTQLFWQSIISLFFLAPFAVKVPGTVLVANLQALVLFGVLITATAAVLYMRGVAGVTAVTGSILTLVEPVSCIFFDYTVLGSSIHRGMLVGSVFILAAALVVSLESFDSLKKWIFGERRLFGDRWVFEAEAEEE
- a CDS encoding adenosylcobalamin-dependent ribonucleoside-diphosphate reductase → MPGKAEGWDALTAEILKARYLREGEKTWEDLCERVARAIATNEEECREFRDLMVRKIFLPSSPTLMNAGTELGQLAACFVVPVEDSVEDIFEAIKTAALIQKTGGGTGFNFSNIRPMGSPALCTDGVASGPLSFMGLFNAATDVIKQFGRRRGANMGILDVSHDDVISFIRAKRVEGDFSNFNLSVMIPDTFMELIEAGRTEEVWNERTGVKTGEIYSEIVDGIWKNGEPGVLFYDRINKDNFTPELGRITGTNPCGEEPLLPYESCNLGSINLSLFATAGTVDLAFLGEVTGTAVRFLDNEIDVNAYPIPEIEKATKRTRKVGLGVMGFHDLLLKLDLPYDSGEALELAEKLMACIDEAAVLESRKLAEKKGPFPEWEISTWEYPMRNAALTAIAPTGTISLLAGCSAGIEPVFSWVYRRTQTVGKEFMLVHPIFEARFRPRLPKAEYERFLEHVYVHGTLQDLEGPDSGSGKPVSGEPVFGEEKRLFRSALDIGWKTHIDMQAAFQRHCHAGISKTINMPYEASRDEIGKALAYAWKQGLKGLTIYRTGSRERVVLSLKKPEKT
- a CDS encoding DMT family transporter; the protein is MLTRAGSFKSQSEVIGGSIIYGTLGIFLDRIQDMSVGSILFCRLFFGLCMLFLYLFLSGGLEELHLGRNRKYLLLLGFLNTVTGLCFFSAIRYSGISIAILLLYTAPVYVSLLAPTILGEKRNGKSLLPLALAVAGVLLIARPGEVLSNFGADSSFFKGLLFGMLSGFSFGAVIITVRYLKDDYSGMAQTFWLTGVSLLLVLPSIASTPFPLVLENLQTLVLFGVTITLAALLYLKGISGISAQTGSILALIEPVSGIFFDVTVLKSPLYISTVIGCCFILTAAYLAGSSREGEGNLEELLP
- a CDS encoding PPC domain-containing DNA-binding protein, coding for MEYAKGRIGRVFTVRVDHGDDLILELIKLAELEEIESAVFVLLGALKEGKLVTGPKENRRPPIPIWSGFDDVHEILGIGDIFLEEGKPKVHLHAGTGREDSVKLGCLRGESEVFMVVEVFILEIEGIAAERVMDMEQGFAPVSFGRSHDRG
- a CDS encoding ABC transporter ATP-binding protein, whose amino-acid sequence is MTEKTPIIELRNLTKIYQDGVEFRALDDACLRIEKGEFVSIVGPSGSGKSTLMHLIGLLDTPSSGTLLIDEQDVTEMSDKERSEMRNRMLGFIFQYHHLLPDFTALENVMMPLLIAGTGKKEAKEVAEKLLTEVGLKDRMDHKPGELSGGQNQRVAVARALSGSPAIVLGDEPTGNLDTKTGDMIYELLRKLNREHDQTFIVVTHNEDLAGKADRIIRLVDGKIISSA
- a CDS encoding transcriptional regulator, translated to MTDDSPVVLTEKEYTVIDMLQTLGLPRTEATAIVCLKDCSELRSLHIEIVSGLRQPEVSVAMRPLKERGWVDERSEKKSKGKGRPVKYYQLILPFPKIIGMLEDEFLKDNKEKMTALRRLRELEVVLQN
- a CDS encoding ABC transporter permease encodes the protein MYELGIAFRQGFSRRRQTIFAIIAVALAVAVITVMMAMMSGFQGELVESSIENNPHIVISPADEEEEFIHLYRHTSTRIMEKEGVIAVSPKYLGQAALEFRDNAEGVSLEGVEPMAEDAVMRVSEDVIDGDFFALVHSRQGIILGDKLAENLEVKVGDRVDAVFPDSKTSSFKVVGLTHTGTAADEVMAYARLDSVQDFYNEPGVVSTIGVRVQDPYQAETIAASIEEETGLDAVSWREANADILDLLETQQAFIYIFYALIYGIAGFGIANTLITVVAQRTPEIGILKAMGASRRSITIVFLIQSALLGAIGLVLGTVLGYAATVFLQNYKIDIPQEMYFGLQTLPLEVEPLNFVYAAIFAFVINLIAGVYPARKAAKLDAVTAIESA
- the eno gene encoding phosphopyruvate hydratase; translation: MSYIGLQQGSGEYKIQKIHAREILDSRGNPTVEVDVFTDKGFGRAAVPSGASTGTYEALEMRDGDPNRYGGKGVLNAVKNVNTVIQKELLGLDVRNQREIDELMIELDETENKANLGANAILGVSMAVAKAGADSLNMPLYRYFGGSNAFTLPVPTMNVLNGGKHAGNDLAIQEFMIQPKGAETFFEAMQVGAEIYHTLGKILEKKYGGSSTNVGYEGGYAPMMSESTEALDALVQAIEEAGYTETEVTIGLDCAASEFYADEFYTIDGKKLAAPELMDYYIELVNTYPILSIEDPFYEESFEDFEALTSELWDTIIVGDDLFVTNIERLSRGVDMGAANALLLKVNQIGSISEAFDAASMAARNGYTVVVSHRSAETEDTTIADLAVGIGAEMIKTGAPARGERTAKYNQLLRIEEDLGEVAHFVQL